From one Montipora capricornis isolate CH-2021 chromosome 10, ASM3666992v2, whole genome shotgun sequence genomic stretch:
- the LOC138019836 gene encoding uncharacterized protein, translating to MAEYRFRQPKSVEDEERCVLNAIPKSTRYKNKWAARIFEEWGKARFPKVATLEPGGLFKEYDLHKVQSLEIPLLQMDALSVNYWLTKFVQEVAKPSKERYPPKTIYQIVCGLRRFMEENNEKLDFNPLDASDKRFSIFRRVLDAEMKEGTRLGIACETIIFSYYLLSFVVNKVMFFYLANMQIKKICIRVSGQVDEFRNPMKTELKTRPCLKAVFSTRFSLDF from the exons ATGGCAGAATACCGATTTCGACAACCGAAATCCGTTGAGGATGAGGAAAGGTGTGTCTTAAATGCTATTCCAAAGTCGACgcgatacaaaaacaaatgggcGGCTCGTATTTTTGAAGAGTGGGGAAAAGCCCGATTTCCGAAAGTAGCAACGCTGGAACCAGGTGGTCTTTTTAAAGAATATGATCTGCACAAAGTTCAGTCGTTGGAAATTCCTTTACTTCAAATGGATGCTTTAAGCGTTAATTATTGGCTGACGAAGTTTGTGCAAGAAGTTGCGAAACCTTCAAAGGAAAGATATCCACCCAAAACGATATACCAGATTGTTTGTGGATTACGTCGCTTTATGGAGgagaacaatgaaaagttgGATTTTAATCCTCTCGATGCTTCGGATAAAAG GTTTTCTATCTTTCGCCGCGTTCTTGATGCAGAAATGAAAGAGGGCACAAGATTAGGGATTGCATGCGAGACAATTATCTTCAGTTattatttgttgtcatttgttgtcaataaagtaatgtttttctacCTTGCTAATATgcagattaagaaaatttgcatccgtgtttctggtcaggtggatgagtttagaaatccaatgaaaaccgagttgAAAACACGGCCGTGCTTGAAAGCCGTGTTTTcaactcggttttcattggatttctaa